A region of Salvelinus alpinus chromosome 6, SLU_Salpinus.1, whole genome shotgun sequence DNA encodes the following proteins:
- the LOC139579156 gene encoding mucin-17 isoform X1, with product MDKIQFTFPCLIVLLGLVLASATTAQTQPVNPTVTQPTSASNPANDTDTPGHTTAVDNNDLTLSAITPSLPDLIFDNVPITNSTGRPNHTVTTPLKTSSDASPGPTSWPSTMDVSTSKPPAEASSTTASTTASTTATSTTKNTGLAGTAQPKPSAGKSPHFGLIILIVIIFIVIIITACVLGAACFFTNKTSRRYSVDLRDRHEDLPLSTADPGAVFDNSSTQKGMDTFTAVELNSTEVLVKGSEGERADGEKISDYPQPASIVDKPDDGAPGDVAPEAPVGETDDENTVSNKTSVESVEANENSNNNTITTARIVGRAMTSSFSEVPLDNPA from the exons GTCTCGTCCTGGCTTCTGCCACCACAGCCCAGACACAGCCAGTCAATCCCACTGTAACCCAGCCCACCTCAGCCTCCAACCCAGCCAACGACACAGACACTCCAGGACATACCACGGCTGTAGACAACAATGATTTAACATTATCCGCCATAACCCCAAGCCTTCCTGATCTCATTTTTGATAACGTCCCTATAACCAATTCCACCGGGAGGCCTAACCACACGGTAACCACACCCCTGAAGACCAGTTCAG ATGCATCTCCAGGACCTACATCCTGGCCCTCAACAATGGACGTCTCTACCTCAAAGCCCCCAGCAGAGGCCAGCAGCACAACTGCTAGCACAACTGCTAGCACAACTGCTACTAGCACCACCAAGAATACAG GTTTGGCGGGAACTGCTCAACCAAAACCCTCTGCGGGAAAATCGCCCCACTTTG GATTGATCATCTTAATTGTGATCATCTTTATTGTGATCATCATCACTGCCTGTGTGCTTGGAGCAGCATGCTTCTTTACAAATAAGACATCAAGG AGGTACtccgtagatctccgagacaggCATGAGGATCTGCCTCTGAGTACTGCGGATCCTGGCGCCGTGTTTGACAACTCCTCAACACAGAAGG GGATGGACACCTTTACCGCCGTGGAGCTCAACAGCACCGAGGTCCTGGTTAAGGGaagtgagggagaaagag CAGATGGTGAGAAAATCTCTGACTACCCACAGCCTGCCAGCATTGTGGACAAACCTGATGATGGGGCCCCTGGAGATGTGGCCCCTGAGGCCCCAGTGGGGGAGACTGATGACGAGAACACTGTCTCCAATAAGACCTCAGTGGAGTCAGTGGAGGCCAACgagaacagcaacaacaacaccaTCACCACCGCCAGGATCGTTG GACGGGCCATGACCAGCAGCTTCTCTGAGGTTCCTCTGGACAACCCGGCCTAA
- the LOC139579156 gene encoding mucin-17 isoform X2, with translation MDKIQFTFPCLIVLLGLVLASATTAQTQPVNPTVTQPTSASNPANDTDTPGHTTAVDNNDLTLSAITPSLPDLIFDNVPITNSTGRPNHTVTTPLKTSSDASPGPTSWPSTMDVSTSKPPAEASSTTASTTASTTATSTTKNTGLAGTAQPKPSAGKSPHFGLIILIVIIFIVIIITACVLGAACFFTNKTSRRYSVDLRDRHEDLPLSTADPGAVFDNSSTQKGMDTFTAVELNSTEVLVKGSEGERDGEKISDYPQPASIVDKPDDGAPGDVAPEAPVGETDDENTVSNKTSVESVEANENSNNNTITTARIVGRAMTSSFSEVPLDNPA, from the exons GTCTCGTCCTGGCTTCTGCCACCACAGCCCAGACACAGCCAGTCAATCCCACTGTAACCCAGCCCACCTCAGCCTCCAACCCAGCCAACGACACAGACACTCCAGGACATACCACGGCTGTAGACAACAATGATTTAACATTATCCGCCATAACCCCAAGCCTTCCTGATCTCATTTTTGATAACGTCCCTATAACCAATTCCACCGGGAGGCCTAACCACACGGTAACCACACCCCTGAAGACCAGTTCAG ATGCATCTCCAGGACCTACATCCTGGCCCTCAACAATGGACGTCTCTACCTCAAAGCCCCCAGCAGAGGCCAGCAGCACAACTGCTAGCACAACTGCTAGCACAACTGCTACTAGCACCACCAAGAATACAG GTTTGGCGGGAACTGCTCAACCAAAACCCTCTGCGGGAAAATCGCCCCACTTTG GATTGATCATCTTAATTGTGATCATCTTTATTGTGATCATCATCACTGCCTGTGTGCTTGGAGCAGCATGCTTCTTTACAAATAAGACATCAAGG AGGTACtccgtagatctccgagacaggCATGAGGATCTGCCTCTGAGTACTGCGGATCCTGGCGCCGTGTTTGACAACTCCTCAACACAGAAGG GGATGGACACCTTTACCGCCGTGGAGCTCAACAGCACCGAGGTCCTGGTTAAGGGaagtgagggagaaagag ATGGTGAGAAAATCTCTGACTACCCACAGCCTGCCAGCATTGTGGACAAACCTGATGATGGGGCCCCTGGAGATGTGGCCCCTGAGGCCCCAGTGGGGGAGACTGATGACGAGAACACTGTCTCCAATAAGACCTCAGTGGAGTCAGTGGAGGCCAACgagaacagcaacaacaacaccaTCACCACCGCCAGGATCGTTG GACGGGCCATGACCAGCAGCTTCTCTGAGGTTCCTCTGGACAACCCGGCCTAA